The Arcobacter roscoffensis genome segment TGGCTGCCTCAATTGGTTCAATCGAACTTGTTACAAAGATGATTTTATACTACTTCCATGAAAGAGCATGGAATAAGATAAATTTAGGAAGAGTTAAACCAGCAGAAAATGATTATCAAATTTAGGTAAGGTATTTATGAGTAAAGAAATAGTAAATAGATTAAATAAAGATTTAGAAAATAAATCAACACAAGAAGTAATAGCTTTCTTTTTAGAAAACTATAAAGGTAAAGTTGCTCTAAGTTCTAGTTTAGCAGCGGAAGATCAAGCTGTAACAGAC includes the following:
- a CDS encoding DUF2061 domain-containing protein, coding for MHEKPYRSIVKTISWRTLGTLDTIIISYFITGSLGMAASIGSIELVTKMILYYFHERAWNKINLGRVKPAENDYQI